From the Papaver somniferum cultivar HN1 chromosome 2, ASM357369v1, whole genome shotgun sequence genome, the window ctctaatacaacctcTTTTATTTCTCTTAATTCCTTCGTTGTCCTTCTTTCTTTATGGATACtttttggtggacttgggctttagtccccaagtcccctttATTCCTGTTGGACTTAACACCCTATTAGGGGCTCCACAGCCCTGCTAGGGGGTTAgattttccatgtatcaacaggtAACATTGGACCAATGTTGACCATTTCGGATAGATACCATCTGCAAGATAACACTCATGAGTGTattgatggtcgttgattgtgaAACAGACTTAGGGGTAAATTCCATGTTTTAGATCTTCAAACAGAGGCTACTTTTGCaaaaacattaatatcattttgtgaacccgaAATACAAAAAAAGAAGTGTCATATCCAACGATCATAAAAAAGGAAAACTTTCAAGGATAATGGTTTGTTTCGtgtaatgacccttatattgatcATCCCAATAAACAGGGCATCCCTGTCATACCCAATGCGTACTGTCAATACTACCTAACAATCCTGGGAATCCCCTATCCTCATTCTCCCTTAATATTTGTCTAACATCCTCCTTGGTTGGTTTTAGTAAAtacgttggaccaaaatgattaattattACTTCGCAAAAAATGAAAGATAATTGAATGAAGTTGATTTCCCCGtacgaaggtactcatcgttcGCATCCGCCGGTttgccataacctagaatccttagagccgaagtaactttttgtttAGAACTATGACCTCCAATATATTGTGCATCAAACTGacaattaaattgaggttctactcgacaaagcTCATCAATAATCTTTTTCACCAGGTGCCGAGGCATGCAGAACCCACATTGGGAATcttgatcagagtacacacaattaGGGAGAAAATAACTGTGTATCAGTTTCTGGTGGTAAATCCCTCGATAAGTATATCTTCTTGAGAATATTTCTTTTGACTCTGGAACTCTACGTACTTGGTCCGAATGTACGAGCATTAGAGTGTCGATCAATTCTTTATCTTCAGCTTTCTCATCATCAAGTTGTTGCAATCTTGGTTGATGCATTTCTTACTGTAATTTAAACCGAAT encodes:
- the LOC113350759 gene encoding uncharacterized protein LOC113350759; this encodes MHQPRLQQLDDEKAEDKELIDTLMLVHSDQVRRVPESKEIFSRRYTYRGIYHQKLIHSYFLPNCVYSDQDSQCGFCMPRHLVKKIIDELCRVEPQFNCQFDAQYIGGHSSKQKVTSALRILGYGKPADANDEYLRTGKSTSFNYLSFFAK